Within Oncorhynchus masou masou isolate Uvic2021 chromosome 17, UVic_Omas_1.1, whole genome shotgun sequence, the genomic segment ACTGTGTTCTGCAGCTCCAGATGGGCAGTACTAACACAGCACATTTGCAGCACCTCGTTCTCCTTCCATTAGCAAATGACTTACATAGGTTTTTAGTAGGTGTGTGTTAGTATCAATCTAATACTCCACTGTAATAACACAGTGGTCATATACATTTGGAATAGATGCTGATTTGATACCTGTATAAAGCAGATCAAATCCTCTCTATCCAATAATAAATTGCAGCATTTTCTGTAAAAAGGAAAAAGGGATGCTTTTTTCCAGATCTTTCcaatgtacactaccggtcaaacgttttagaacacctactcattcaagggttttcctttattttacattgtagaataatagtgaagacaacaacactaagaaaaaatgcatatggaatcatgtagtaaccaaaaaagtgttaaacaaatccaaataagtaacagacacatctcaacatcaactgttcagagcagactgtgtgaatcagaccttcatggtcacattactgcaaagaaaccactactaaaggacaccagtaagaagAAGAGACATACTTGGGCCAAGacacacgagcaatggatattagaccggtggaaatttgccCTTTAGTCTgcagtccaaattggagatttttggttccaaccgccgtgtctttatgCAGCAATAcaacatcccatctggtttgacttagtgggactatcatttgtttttcaataggacaatgagccaaaacacacctccaggctgtgtaagggattttttaccaagaaggagagtgatggagtgctgcatcagatgacccgaCCTCAAcaaaattgagatggtttgggatgagttggtccgcagagtgaaggaaaagctgccaaaaagtgctcagcatatgtgggaactccttcaagactgttggaaaagcattccaggtgaagctggttgagagaatgccaagagtgtgcaaagctgtcatcaaggcaaatacttttttgtttactacatgattccatatgtgttttttcaaagttttggtgtcttcactattattctacaatgtagaaaatagtaaaaaataaagaaaaactcttaaatgtgtaggtgtgtccaaacttttgaccggtattgATAAAAACATCAAATTTAATGACACTTATATACAATTAACGCCATGAACGGCAAACACCAACACAAACAGATATAGGCTATGGGGCTGACATTGTATCTGATTGGGTTAATACAAAAAACATCACATTGGCCCCGCCCACCTGCCCATTATTAACTACATAGCTTGGTTGCCTCGTACTCCACAAAGTTTGGTTGTCTGGCACTGAAAGCCTGTAGAGAAGCCAGTATTCTGGTCACTTCTGAACTGGACAGTTTCAGTCTTTGACGGAGCAGACACGAGAACAGGTCCATAGGCTGAGCCCCTGGAGGGGAGAGGCGGTTGACCCTATAGCGGACCTCTACCAGCTGCAGCAGGGCTGAGTCCTGGGATCCCTGGGTGTACGGGTAGTCCAACTGCAGGATTAGGTCCTGGATTGCGTCTGGGTCAAAGTGCATGCTGTATCCAAACAGCTGCATGCTGTTGATCTTCATGTAGCCCATGTTCTGGGATGAATACGCCTCCACAGGTTCCACGGTGCCCTCTGGTGGTTCAAAGTACGCTCTACTAGCATTTCTGTGTCCCCCAACCCCCGAGCCTGGCCCCGAATCCCTAATGCGGCTCCTCAGGTAGAAATGGACGGTCTCGAAAAAGCTCTTCCACCGGTTGCCCAGTGTCAAGGTCCAGTTGTAGCAGTCCAGGGGGATATCCAGCTTGGTCCTGTTCCAGTCGGGGTAGCCATGCTGGCCGATGGGCATGGTCCAGCTCTCCGAGTGACTGCCCCCGAACGGGTTGACGAACACGGACAGCGCAGGCTCCAGCGTGCTGTTCTTGGTCAGGCACACCTGGAGCGACACCCCCAGGAGCATGTGCACGCGGTTGGACTTGTAGCGGTTGCTCTTCAGCGTCAGCAGCATCCTCTTCCGCCACGATGGGTCGAACCAGGCATTGAGGCGCACATCGCTGCTGACGAAGATGGCGTGCAGGGCAATGCGCGAGTCGCGGCGCTGGAGTAAGTAGCGCAGCTCCAAGTCCTGAAGGTCGCGGTCGCTCTCCAAACCCAGGTAAGGATCCGTGGGGTCAGGTACGGCGGGTCGGCAGAGCCCCTGGCCTAGAAAGAAGCCCGGGTTGCAGCTGGAGCAGCGGGTGCGGTTCTCGGGGGAACAAGACGCACAGCGGGGGCCTTCTCCCACAGAGCAGGGGACGGGGCCCTGGCAGGAAGAGAGGTGGTAGGGGCAGGAACAGCTCCTGGTCTGCTCAGAGTACACGCCGATGTGGTCGTTCTCACTGCAGTACaggagggacaggatgtagcTCAGCCAGTAGCGGAGGGGTCTGAGGACGGAGGACAGAACATACTGTAGGTGAACGTTAGTCAATTaacgttttatttttgttttctgtctttgaAATATGTTAACATCTCATCAGACACAATAGGATTCATACTGCACATTCACAGCAACAATATCTGTCAATTAAGCAGGACAGGCAGAGCAGAAGCCCCATCTCTGCACTTGTAGGCTCAGCTGCTGGAATGCAAGCTAAATCAGACCAAAATGAAAATATTCCTCTGGAGTAGGCAGGTGGGTGCTGACTGAGAgagccaaccacacacacacacacacacacacacacacacacacgcgcacgcacgcacgcacacacacacacacacacacacacacacacacacacacacacacacacacacacacacacacacacacacacacacacacacacacacacacacacacacacacacacacacacacacacacacacacacacacacacacacacacacacagacacagacacacacacacactttttttgttCAATGTATGAATATTGAATACTAACCACCCAGTACAATTACAGAGCAAATAAACTATGCATAAAACATTTCATAGGATCACATGCGGAAAAAATGAACCAGTTAAATAATTGGGAACCGCCATCAAATCCCCCTTTATGACCAGAAGGGTGTGATAAAGCAGTGTAATTCGATTGAGGATTGTGGAAGCAGAGTGTTTGGCAGTAGTACTGAAGAATTTTGTAATGTAGTTAATTTTTTTCCAAAGAATGGCCATCAAAACAGagaggtcaggagagaggagtccAGCACCGGGAAGTTCTGCTCAAAGGAAAGGCTCTCTGGAAGACTGGAGTAACTAATACAAGCTAGACCAGGTTGCATTACATAGGGCTGAACCGGGAACGAGAGGACTACTCGTGTCAGGACTCAGGGGTTCTGTTGGACCCGTTAAGAACTCCGCCAAGCGGCGCAGTAGTCACAGTGCGCTTGGCAGCACTGTATTTGTATAGATACAGATATATAGTATTTTTTACAGATACAGTACAAGAGATATAACAAACATGATCTGGGACCGTGCTATCTTGCCAGCCTTGTAAGACAGCACAAacggatctgggaccaggctaaccaACTTATAATTGGAATGTTGTTCAGACTGTAGTTTGAACTGTTAATGAAAACAGAGTGTAAGTGGTAACTTCAGCAGAGGCATAAGATAAAGAGGACCTAACCGTTTGAATGCCAAAATGTTTGTTATTGGTACTCTTTTCTGAGTGTGGATGTGTGACACAATCTGAAGACCTATTGTGGCCTAGTGAGTAGGTACTTCATCTTTTAATCTTTTATTGAGCCCAGTGGTCTTAGGTACTTTAGATAACTAAAGTTAAAACAGTACTAATTGCATTGCAATTAGCAACTGGCAGTTGTCCAGCTATCCTCAACTCTGGTTTTCCGAGGTGAGACTCAATTTCGTCTGTCAGCCCTTCTTGTCTCCTAAAAAACTACTATTTTTTTTGTGTCAGTGCATAAATAATTTGCATAATTATAAGACAAAGGAAGTTTGGGGGAAACGTCGGGTTAATGAAACAATAGTCTAATACCTCTCCCTGTGCAGCTCAATTCTGGGTTGATGGCGGCATCTCTTCATGAGGCTGAAGAGCTTGTTAGCGGTGCGGCGCGCTTTGTCGAGAAGCAGGCCTCTCGTGGTCTCCAGCTGCCTGTAGCGCTGGAGCAGACCCCCATCCGTCCTCCAAAAGTGTTCCACGGCAGATTTGTTCACCGCGTACTGGGTTGGCAGCCTTCCGACGAAGCTTTGGAACTCCTCTAAAATAGTAAATtaagagtaaaaaaataaataaacatgaataAGTCAAGTTTCGTTCTAGCAGGGAGCCACGTGAGCCATTGGGGAATAATTACAACGTGTGACAATGTGTCTGTTCTCATTGTTTTTGTCCCAGAAAAGTAAACAAACCCAAATATAAATAAACAACGTGTTCAGTGATACTGGTTCAGATTGTTTCTTCTCAGCTTACTAGAGTGCAAAACTGTTATTTCAAGAGGCATCATATTTTATTAACAACCTGCCTGTAGTGTGCACCATTGAATGGTTTAGTCAGTAGTGAAGTGGGTGCAAATATACACTTCCAGCTTTCGAAGCAAGGCCATGTATATTGCCATGGTAACCTATTACAtcaagagtgttgggccagtaactggaaggTCGCTGGTTTAAATCCCCAAGTGGATAAACCCTTGAGCCCGGAAGTTAAACCCGGGTGCACCGCACTATAGGACTCCTGATCACagccggctgtgatacagcccaggatctaaccagggtctgtagtgacgcctctagaactgagatgcagtgccttagacccctgcgccactCGGGTTGAATGGGTTCCATTCTGCAATTCACTATGTTTCCCCTATTTCAAAAGTGTTTTCAAGAAGTGAGAAATCCCACAAGACACTTTTATTATGCAACTTCAGTAAGGTTTTTAATCTAGTATACTCCcttctgtcatgacgttggcctgggggtaggttcatgacagtcataaatacctctcccccctttttcctctctctaccctactgatgtgacatttgaaaatcctttggttaacatagagattctgggaacatcagaaggtggggggaaatgaactatattctgttAATTgaaccaattgaacatatgcggtggtacttgaTGAATATGATGGCAATTCgattgtcatctgagacattctcatcaatgataggatgacataaactctacagtggaaagtatgcgcattgtagttatcggattcacatggtattgttgttcaatttaaatgttaaaTTAttggtgaaaagattaaatgtaattttagcttccaaatgagagaattgggttttcataaggttagagatagcagctctataaatattattttttggtgcctcgactttctagttaatttcatttacatgattagctcaatcaggtaatattaattacagagaaaggattttatagaatagcatgtcatatcacttaatccggcatagccaaagacacaacacttCTCCACCGTATCTCTGAACAATGCTTTTTATCATTCTCACATATGGAAGCTTATTGAATGCCTGAATACCTTACTCTCTAAATTCTACACTAAATTATTGCAAGTTAAAAAACAAGCTGGCTAAAGCAGAAATATCCTGCCACCCAATTGTTGCTCATCACTTAGGTCATTGAACTGTTGCATGTTCAACTATCTCCAGTAAACACCTGATTCCTCAAACTCCTCGTTGGCCAGTGTCCAGGCCTCTCTGTGGCGGAGCAGGTTGTTCTCCAGGGCCTGGAGGTCCGTCTGTGGACAGTTGCACTCTGGGAAGTCCGGGCTACACTGGCACCAGCAGTCACTGGCCCTGCACACAAACTGGCCCTCCGAGTTGCAGCCGATGTAGCTGAGGGCTGCCTGGACGAAGCGGCTCCGCAGGTACGCTGGCAGAATGACCTGGAGTCCTGGGGAGGCCAGAGAGGCGTGGGTGAGTATTTTGGGGTGTATAAGAAGGCAAAACGAACAGACACTGCCGCTAAATTGCTTTTGAAGATCCTACTTCAGAAACCAAATACAACTAAGTCATCCAGGGGTTTGATAAAGATCCTCGCAGGTTAGCCTGGAGAACCAATTAGATTCCAGATAGGAACTACTGTGTCTTTGCTGCATTGAACCTCCTGAAGAATGCATTCTATGTTGTGATGTAGTGAGTTACTATAAACTATTCCCTCTACACTGCTGGGAATACATATATTAATGTTAACCATGAAAGGCACACCTGGCTCTTTGATGTTCATTCAGAGTGATACACCTGTTGAAGTTTTGTCTTCAGTTCTTGTTTCAGGCATACCTTGTAATTGGATCTTGTTTTCTGGACTGTGGACCAGTACTGAGCTGACAGAGTCAAGGTTATCATAGTTACTGCATCCAAGGGGGCCTGTCCTGGTTTCAGTCACCTGGGGAGGTAAGGAAACTAATTAATGTTGAAAGTTCATTCATTTTCTGATGTTTTGTTTTATGCCTCAAACATCAGAGAATGAACTAGGAAAATATTCTGTGGAAATGAATGAATAGTATGTGTGTTCTGGTAGGCTATCATAAAGGAAGGACATAAGATCATCATCTCCAATGTTAAATCATATCGACTCCATTAATCTTATTTGGGGTATTGAATAATTGAAACCATAATAATAGAAATCGGCCGAGCATCATCCGGGTTatgcagtcattgtaaataaggatttactcttaattgacttgcctagttaaataaaataaagcaTTTTTTGAAATAGCATACATTTAGTTGGCAAGTTATTGTACAATGGTGGTGGAGAATTCATAATGAATTAACTTTCATTCCTGCCCAATCACCAATATTTCAGGGTGATCATGCGAATCAGTGTTCCTCAATGCGGGTCACTCACAACTGATTACAGTTTCTTTTTcataattttatatatatatatatatatatatatatatatatattattttttatttttagggaGTAGATCTGCTTAATACtacagatagattgtagcttcccatcaatgtaattgtctgcataatttccaatcccccatatactGATTACAGTGTCTTACGTCAACCATTG encodes:
- the LOC135558144 gene encoding BMP/retinoic acid-inducible neural-specific protein 3-like, coding for MSCQGIGLRRLSVLRLWEGLALSLCCYWTGTWVVAAAAGPSDDGGTAGPMGWLLSDKGPFHHSLDFTESVERHQQGYTTRYKMFREFGRWKVNSLAVERRGGSGLTPPLDPDFMRTVRQLGRRPTLRRITETIIKKYGTHLLLSATLGGEESLTIFVDKRKLSRGPEPGAGAEGSSHNNTGAGVVTLEALHQLAASYFTDRENTLRRLHHLQIASTAIRVTETRTGPLGCSNYDNLDSVSSVLVHSPENKIQLQGLQVILPAYLRSRFVQAALSYIGCNSEGQFVCRASDCWCQCSPDFPECNCPQTDLQALENNLLRHREAWTLANEEFEESEEFQSFVGRLPTQYAVNKSAVEHFWRTDGGLLQRYRQLETTRGLLLDKARRTANKLFSLMKRCRHQPRIELHRERPLRYWLSYILSLLYCSENDHIGVYSEQTRSCSCPYHLSSCQGPVPCSVGEGPRCASCSPENRTRCSSCNPGFFLGQGLCRPAVPDPTDPYLGLESDRDLQDLELRYLLQRRDSRIALHAIFVSSDVRLNAWFDPSWRKRMLLTLKSNRYKSNRVHMLLGVSLQVCLTKNSTLEPALSVFVNPFGGSHSESWTMPIGQHGYPDWNRTKLDIPLDCYNWTLTLGNRWKSFFETVHFYLRSRIRDSGPGSGVGGHRNASRAYFEPPEGTVEPVEAYSSQNMGYMKINSMQLFGYSMHFDPDAIQDLILQLDYPYTQGSQDSALLQLVEVRYRVNRLSPPGAQPMDLFSCLLRQRLKLSSSEVTRILASLQAFSARQPNFVEYEATKLCS